TTTTAACAGTGATTTTATCCCAGCAAGAGTGCAATGGACTCTCGGTTTCTGAAATTCTTTATTTTGTTCTGTGCTTACAATAAGTACAGTGAACGTCATTGTGGTATCTATTTGCGTTTCACTTGCCTATTCGGAGGCATGACACAGAAATCCTGATATTGCAGCAGAGCTGGAGTTTTATGAGAACGACTTTCCTTCTCCTCATGTGGTTGATGTTGAGCTCCTGCGATAGAAGAGAAAGTGGTGCAGCACTGAAGATGCCGACCTCCCCACCAGTGCAGTTCAGACACTCGCAGCATACACCTCATTTCAAAAtcgccgccattttagtattcttttgtttgattgcaaagtGGCCCtgttggcctcgttcaaggttaaatattcttttttttaatttgaattctacgtttgaaagcgaggccaaaagggccagtttgcaatgaaacaaaagaatactaaaatggcgtccattttggaataaggtgtatgcgaTCGAGAGTTCTTTCCTAACATCCACACCTTGATCCGCATGTTGTGCACGTTGCCGATAACGTCAGCTAAATGTGAGCGCTCATTCAGTACACTAAGAAGGTTAATTACATACCTGAGGTCGACCATGTCAAGCAAGCGCGAGTCTAAGCTGGCGTTGATGAAGATCAATTACCACCAAGACATAAATATCGAGGAAGCGATGAACACGGACGCTCAACGGCAAACAAGGCGTCTTATGTTTACATAGCGTAAACGCCAAAGTCTTGTACGTTCGTAATGTAAGGATTTTAGACCAACCGTTTTCGCTGGAACCAATTTGGAACCCCCCCTCCTAGAAATCCTGGCGATGCCCCTGTTTTTCACACGTACATATCATGTTAtattcaagaaaacaataacttaTGTAATCGTTACCTTAAATAAAAACATCATTGAACGACACGTATTGTTTGATTCATTGTttttcacaataataataaagggcGGCGACATTCGGTGATATAATTGGATATAATGCTGCTCGCCTCAGTAATTATCTATTAATGAGACACCATCAGCTTTCATTCTATGAAAGTCGCTATTCATGCTTATAAGTTCCACGTTCCCGAAACTTTCAAATCAAcgttaataaataatttaaaactcCCCTAGCCATTTGAAACCGTTCTTGTCACCAGATTTAGTCACAGTAGTAAACCTATATCGCTCACAGGGTTGATTAATACCAGTTTCAGTGCAAGGTTTGCTAACTAGTGTGTCCTGCTTCTTGACGCAATAACTATCCCTCATTAATATATGACGCAAAACCGACTTTTTACTCTACTAGACAGCTTTTGCAGTTCAACCAAGTGTCGTTGAACAGTGGTCACATTTGAATGTCCAGGACCGAGATGAATCAAATAGATGGACAACGCACGTTCAAAATACTCCTTTGCATGCTCCAGTTCACCATGGTCACGGAGTACAACAGCTAAGTTTCTATAAGAATCTGCGACAGGAATATCTTGAGATCCGAACTTTTCTAtccgtatagcaagagcgcgatcaTGATACTCCTCTGCCTGTTCCAGGTCACCTAGGTCATGGAGTACAgtggctatgttgttgtaactgtttgcgacatcgatatgctgagatcccaacttttctatccgtGTACCAAGAGCGCGATCATGATAGTCCTTTTCTTGTTCCAGGTCACCTAGGTCATGGAGTACAgtggctatgttgttgtaactgtttgcgacatcgatatgctgagatcccaacttttctatccgtatagcaagagcgcgattatgatactcctttgcttgttccaggtgACCTTGTTCACGGAGTACAgtggctatgttgttgtaactgtttgcgacatcgatatgctgagatcccaacttttctatccgtaTAACAAGAGCGCGATCATGATACTCCTTTGCTTGTCCCAGGTCACCTTGGACATGGAGTACAGTGGcaatgttgttgtaactggttgcaacatcgatatgctgagatcccaacttttctatccgtatagcaagagcgcgaaCATGATATTtctttgcttgttccaggtcacccTGGGCACGGAGTACActggctatgttgttgtaactggatgCGACATGGGTATGCTGAcatcccaacttttctatccgtaTAGCAAGAGCGTGATCCAGATACTCCTTTGCCTGTTCCAGGTCACCCTGGGCACGGAGTACActggctatgttgttgtaactggatgcgacatcgatatgctgagatcccaactttttTATCCGTATAGCAAGAGTGCAATTGAGATACtcctttgcttgttccaggtcaccttggtCATGGAGTACAATGGCTATGTCGTTGTAACTGGGTGCGACAACAATATGCTGAGATCCCATCTTTTCTATGCATATAGCAAGAGCGTGATCATGATAGtcctttgcttgttccaggtcaccttggtCATGAAGTACACTGGCTTTGTTGCTGTAACTGGATGCGACCTtgatatgctgagatcccaacttttctatccgtatagcaagagcgcAATCGTGATACTCCTTACCCTGTTCCAGGTCACCCTGGGCTCGGAGTACActggctatgttgttgtaacttgATGCAACATCcatatgctgagatcccaacttttctatccgAATAGCAAGAGCGCAATTGAGATACtcctttgcttgttccaggtcaccttggtCAGGGAGTAGGGTagctatgttgttgtaactggatgCGACATGGGTATGCTGAcatcccaacttttctatccgtaTAGCAAGAGCGTGATCCAGATACTCCTTTGCCTGTTCCAGGTCACCCTGGGCACGGAGTACActggctatgttgttgtaactggatgcgacatcgatatgctgagatcccaaaTTTTGTATCCGTATAGCAAGAGTGCAATTGAGGTACtcctttgcttgttccaggtcaccttggtCATGGAGTACAATGGCTATGTCGTTGTAACTGGGTGCGACAACAATATGCTGAGATCCCATCTTTTCTATGCATATAGCAAGAGCGTGATCATGATAGtcctttgcttgttccaggtcaccttggtCATGAAGTACACTGGCTttgttgttgtaactggatgcgacattgatatgctgagatcccaacttttctatccgtatagcaagagcgcAATCGTGATACTCCTTACCCTGTTCCAGGTCACCCTGGGCTCGGAGTACActggctatgttgttgtaacttgATGCAACATCcatatgctgagatcccaacttttctatccgAATAGCAAGAGCGCAATTGAGATACTCCTTTGCctgttccaggtcaccttggCCATGGAGTAGAgtggctatgttgttgtaactggatgcgacatcgatatgctgagatcccaacttttctatccgtatagcaagagcgcgatcaAGATACTCCTTTGCctgttccaggtcaccttggtCATGGAGTACAatggctatgttgttgtaactggatgcgacatcgatatgctgagatcccaacttttctatccgtatagcaagagcgcgatcaTGATACGCCTTTACTTGTTCCAGGTTACCCTGGGCACAGAGTACACTGGCTATGTTGTTCTAACTGGATGcaacatcgatatgctgagattCCAACTTCTCTATCAGAATAGCAAGAGCGCGATCGAGATACtcctttgcttgttccaggtcaccttggtCATGGAGTATAgtggctatgttgttgtaactggatgcgacatcgatatgctgagatcccaacttttctatccgtaTAACAAGAGCGCGATCATGATACTCCTTTGCCTGTTCCAGGTCACCCTGGGCACGGAGTACGctggctatgttgttgtaactggatgcgacatcgatatgctgagatcccacCTTTTCTATTtgtatagcaagagcgcgaaCATGATACTCCTTTGCCTATTTCAGGTTGCCCTTGGCATGGAGTACAGTcgctatgttgttgtaactgatTGCGACCTtgatatgctgagatcccaacttttctatctgcatagcaagagcgcgatcgtgatattcctttgcttgttccaggtcaccttggtCACGGAGTATAgtggctatgttgttgtaactggttgcgacatcgatatgctgagatcccaacttttctatctgtatagcaagagcgcgatcCTGATACTCCTTTGCctgttccaggtcaccttggtCTTGTAGCAGAgtggctatgttgttgtaactggatgCAACATCGATATGCcgagatcccaacttttctatccgtaTAGTAAGAGCGCGATCGTGATATTCCTTTGCTTGTTTCAGGTCCCCTTGGTCATGGAGTACAgtggctatgttgttgtaactggatgcgacatggatatgctgagatcccaacttttctatctgtatagcaagagcgcgatcgagatactcctttgcttgttccaggtcaccttggtCATGGAGTATAgtggctatgttgttgtaactggttgCGACATtgatatgctgagatcccaacttttctatcactatagcaagagcgcgatcaTGATACTCCTTTGCCTGTTCCAGGTCACCCTGGGCACGGAGTACAgtggctatgttgttgtaactggttgcgacatcgatatgctgagatcccaacttttctatccgtaTAACAAGAGCGCGATCATGATACtcctttgcttgttccaggtcaccttggtCATGGAGTACAGTcgctatgttgttgtaactgatTGCGACCTtgatatgctgagatcccaacttttctatctgcatagcaagagcgcgatcgtgatattcctttgcttgttccaggtcaccttggtCACGGAGTATAgtggctatgttgttgtaactggttgCGACATtgatatgctgagatcccaacttttctatccctatagcaagagcgcgaacatgatactcctttgcttgttccaggtcaccttggtTATGGAGTATAttggctatgttgttgtaactggttgcgacatcgatatgctgagatcccaacttttctatccgtatagcaagagcgcgtTCATGATACTCTTTTGATTCTTGAAACTCACCCATCATGTGATGGACATTGCCTAACACATCATAGACTGCTGCCAAGTCTCCCTCACAAAATACACCACCATGCTGAATTAATTTTAGAGCTACCTTACAGATGCTTTTGGCTCTATTAAAGTCGCAATGATTAGCACAAATTGTGCTAAACCTAATGAAATAATTTGGATAATCTTTCACATTTAAATTGACTTTTGATAAGTCAGGTACATTGAATaccgtttcaatttttgttattGGGCACTTCAAATGAGGTAGCAGCTGGAAGCTTTTAGAAATAGAGTCTTTTTTATCAAGATTTTTCTCATCTATAAACTGACTAAATGAGGTAATACCCCAATGAATGATTTGAAAATATTGAGCCTCCGAATACTTTTTGATTCTAGTTTGGGTGACATTTCTCACAATTTGATGTACTTGAACGTAGACGCCACTCTCGTCTTCTTCAACTAACAGCAGCGAGCTTTTTCGAATCCTTAAACCAATGATATCTTTGTCCGCAGAAGCGTCTAATCCACTCCCATCGCTTTCGTTCTCGACATTTAGGCTGTACTTTATCACAAGGTCAAGGTTTAATGGTTGCTGACCACAGAGAGAAATAAAACCGAATGTGTGATTCACAACCTTGTCAGATGACATCACGCCGTCCACGGCTAATGAAATCGCTGTGGTCATAGAGATTGGGTAGCTTTGGTTTGTCATGGCAAGAAAATCCTCAGTGTTAGCACGCTGACCCCTCTCAAGCTTCTCGAGGTAGCCTTTCCAGCCAAAATTCGAAGATGCTACCCGAACTTGTTTGACAAAGATAGCGGCGCTTGCTAAGGCAAGGGGTTGGTAATCTAATGCCCGAGCAACTTCTTTTTCAGTCTCACCGTCAGCGATGCCGGAGAGAGAGGCTAATAAGGAAATGGCGTCAGATGGTGTCATGCCCTTGCTCACAGAGATGTGATTGCTGAAAGAGGTTTCTGAAGGAATAGCAGCGGTGTCTTGCGATGTGATCAGCAGCTGACCTTTACACCAGTGCGTGTCTCCGGTCTCTGGCAAATGAGGATTCATTTCACTTATGCTGGCGACATTGTCCACCACTAACAGCCACGATGAGTAAAGCTCAACTTTGGTACTAATTAATGACTTTATGTTGGCAATCTTCCCCTCCGTCTTCAGATCTTTGTCGTTTAGAGTACTTGTGACTGCATATTCTGAACACTTTAGATTACGAGAAAAAGAGACGTAGGAATCTAACAGAGAATCAAGACTTTGCGCATTTAGAGTCATCACGAATGCATTCTCGCCCGCGATTTGTTTTTTGTCATCAAAGAATTTCTTTGCGGCAAGACCAGCTAACTGAGATTTGCCGCTTCCAGGGTTTCCTGATGGGTACAGAGAAGTTAATCGGTTCTCGTTGGTTTCTTTCAGTTGCTTTAGCTGTTGAGCTATCTTAGCCAATTCATGATCTCGTTCGGCAACATCGTGCGATGGTTTGGGTGGGAGAATGCAAAATGCTGCAGGAGCTTGAGTTAGTAACTGCTCTTCAAGGACCTTTCGATGCTTTTCTGTTTCCTTAAGGGTTTCACATTTTTCTCCAAGTTCCTGTTCTTTGTCTTTCAGTTCGTCTTTTAGGTGGTCGACTTCTTGCAAGACTTTTCGTAACTCGCCCGTCGGAAAACTCTTCTGAGTTCTGATTTCTTGAATCTTTAGATCGGGGAGGCCAAGTGCTTGAAAGGCAACTACAACTTTACCTACAGCAGTTTGAAACTCTGACTCCTTGACATGGCCTTGTGGCAAATGAGCAAAGTCTTGATTACGAAaatttctcaaatcatccaCATTTGATCGGACTACTGTGTTTAGGCCTATTCCAATACAGTCGGAGTACAGTATAGCGTAAAAGAGCATGGTGCAATCCCATTCTGCTCTATTTCCGTTAACCATGGTTGCCAGAAGACCcgtgttttttctttggtttcttgGCGACTCCTGGTTTTTGAAGTCCAGTCCATTTCGGGGTTCGTCTTTCCATTCTCCCAAAGTTGCCTTGTAACGGTTGTCCCATTCTTGTTTGAAGATTGTTCGCAGGCCCTCAGTTATCACATCAGTAGTGATAAAGCAGATCCTGAAGTAGTTCAGTTGCTCCTCAGTGTATTGCGGTCCAGTGGCCATACTTAGTCAGGTTCAGCGTTTAGTCAGAccttgttaaaaataattattgcgttAGTGTCAGAAGTAGTACAAAGGATCACTTAGtaacttatatatatactaagatgcttttatttttacttttatttatttattttcgcaAATAATGCTAAATTTAAAGTGTGGTTTTGAATGTTTTTTCTGTGATACATTTTACGAAAAAGGAACCCAGGACAGCGATTTTTACTTCATGTCATCTTTACTGCTTCAATTTTCCTACGTCTGCGGCGCCAACGTGCAAACTACGGCGAGCCTTCAATGAACGATGCATCTGTCTGGCAGATATACTGTACACCCGTTCATAACCATCTCTTGAACAACAGAAGAGGCCTTTACTGACGTTTTTCACTTCCGTCTCTAGGTCGTCGATAGAGGAAGGATGGACGTTTTAGTGAGACAATCCCTAAGTTGTTTACAAGGCATGTTAGTCATACACATGTTTTTGCAGAAACTCCAGTGTCTCGAGCTCCGTAGACGTGGCTTTGCAAATGATACGCTTTCGGATGGTAATCTTCTCGATAATGGGGTTGTAATTAaggattttttttagttttggcGCAGGGAAACTCTTTCAGGTGTCAACACTCCTTACCTTTAGTAATGGTCTATTTGGATGAAGACAAACAACAATCCTTCACAGTTCACTCTTCCTGCAAGGAGGGAAAGAAAAACTGAATGAAAACATAGTTAAATGATAACATACAGACCCAAATTGTACTATACTTATAGTGAGCAGCCCGTTTCTGCAAAGTCCGGAAAGCTTTTCAGGCGAGAGAAGTCACTGTGAAAAGCATACGCTTGCTCTATAAAGCTGGTCCTTTGCCATGATTTCAAGTTAGgagacgagaaaaaaaaaatggcaagacTTCACGCTTCAAGAGGTTTTGCTTTTTAAGGTAAAGCTCAAATGACAATAACCAGGCTTTTACTTCGAACCGTTAAATAACGAAGAAACAAACTGAATCAAAATCACCATAACAGCACAAAGGAAAACCAGTGTAGTACAAGCGCAAAATATTTAAATGTATTaaagattaaattaaattattgacAGTTTAATTACAAATCATTCGTGTGGTTCAGTTACGAAGGATCGCAAACATTTGACTTACCGATTAGGAATGTAAGGCAAACTTTTCCTAGACGTCTCTTAAGTTCTTGCGATGGTGAAAAATCACTGCACGGTCAACAAGTCTGAGGACTCTAATATAGAACCTGATCAGCCACGCCCTCACCCCTGAAACAACGGACACCAACATGACATTAACAAATTCGATGATGGAACTTAACAGTCCAAGAAGACATGCAAGATACCTTAGCCGTTCATCGTAACCATAATCAAGGAAGACAAAGATCGGTGGTGCTAACATTCAAGCGATTTTTAGTTCGTCGCAGCTGCAACTTCGATCGTTTCGAAGGCACAGGATATGATTTTCATAGCACTGAATATAAACACGATCCACCGCAAACAATCAATTGCTACGCACTTGCGTATTCCATTATGTACTTGAGACACTACCCTATGCTTGATTGGTTGAGCTGAAAGCGTTCCACCAACCTCATTTGCACGTTTGTCCACAAACCACGATGTATTCGAAACTGGTACGGTCTGATCGCGGTTACGAAAGGCTGGGTAAAGTAGGTTGATGGAACTTAAGTGTTTATGGCACTATATAgcaaagaaaagggaaaattcCCTATGTATAGATCCTATGGCAACAGGTCAATATTTACTTATCAATCATGGATGGCTGGATTTCTATAATAAACTCGTAAACGCACCCTGCAGTCACAGGAATTCACAATTATCATTTTAGCGCAGTTATGCTGAAAAGGTTCACTCAGACAGCGCTATGCAGTTTATTTCTGTTAAAATAACAATGCATCTGTCCTTCTGCTGGAAACACTGACTGTTAACTATAGATGTTTCAGTTTTTAGACTGCTCAATgaacaaactgaaaacaaagTGCATCAAGTATTCTAATGCGTCATGCACAAGAAATTAGAGTTGTTTCATTTCTTCTAGTTATGACCTTCAGTTTTAAAACAACCTTATAGAAATAAGGACCCAAACACTGACGTAAGAATGGAATGGATAGAAAGGCAATTTTTGCAGCCAGCATAATCAGTCGCAAGCAAGTTTCACCTAGCATTGAATGAAGAACAATCGAGAACAACCTTCTAATACCGTGACATATTTCGTAAAAGCTTCATTCTTTGGACAATAGGCCGAACTTAACATGTTTCATTCTTTCTGGGCAGACAAATCAGTGTACTAGTGTCGTAAGGCGTCTTTCAACATAAAACTTCAGAATTCAGTCCTGTTATCTGGATGGACATGACAACACTTTGTGGAGCGGAATACACACGAGAGCATAATATCAGTCAAACTTAACTTCGGAATCATGCGATTTATTTCTTCCCCGGTTTAACAAGTTCCGTGGAAATCTTTGCTATTCCTTGAACTATCAGCTTTCCGGAAATGGTCTTAAGTGTAATGAGCAAACGTGAGATACTTAAAGGAGCTCTTTCAAAGATGACGCGACAGAAGGAAGTTAGAACAATGTCCCGAATTATCATCCATTTACGACGTATTTTACCACCTTGTGCTTGCCTTTAAGTCAGTAATACAAGTTATACAGGTTTAGTTAGCTGTAGAAGGGCTTCAAAAAGACTGCTGAAAAAGTTACATCTCCATGGCACAACAATTTCCTTAACAGCACAGTGAAGGGAAACGTCCCTTTGCAAATATCCTGTTGGCAACCGGTCAATAATTAGGATTCGACTATGGGTGACTGGAGTTTGACAGTGAATCAAAAATACACGTCGTACAAGTTGAGTCAGGGTTGAGGTCGAACCCAAAGCTTTTTCTCACAGAttattcattgattttataAGCTGCTCTTCTGGCAGAAGCTCCGCTGACTATCGAACGGGGTATCCTCAGAGAGAAGAGGCTTTTTTAGCCGactcatacaccttattccaaattgGCCGCTATTTAGATATTcatatgtttttatttaaaatataccttgatgcctcgtttaaggcaaaatattcttttgaatgtgAAGCTTGAGAACGAGGCATCAATGgctaatgcacctatcaatgttaatcCCCacggtggggggggggggggtctcgGGGAAGGGGTgatgattttgacattttctgaaagaaatgagtcaaattccccacccccgggacaacATAATTTCCCAAAAGTATCAAAAGCTCACACGCTGGGGCGAGTAGAGGTGGCCAAAATAATATCCTTTGGACCTTGCTGCACACAATAAGAGTGCAATGTATGTACCCCTCACCTTTCATCCAGCCACCTCTCACAAATGTGGGAAGTTAATTTGAACGCCTTCTGGgtatttttcaagatggcggagttATTTTCaggcaacctcgtttccagggcctTTCCCTCACTACCTGGGGAGGGAAAAGCCTTGGGAACAAGATTGATTTCCAAGCCCTCttcattatccaagatggtggccatgtcaaattccccaccctggGGATATGTCGTACGATGAAAATCCCCACCCTTGGGAGAGACCTCCCCcactggggcttaacattgatagatgcataatttgaataaaaagaaaagtatCTTTAAATGGCGGCATTAATTTTGAAATGAGGTGTATTCCCCAAAACAGTGAAGGCACAGGACATAGCTTTGCGATGTTTATAGCACTGAATATAAACACGATCAACCGCAAACAATCAATTGCTACGCGCTTGCGCATTCCATCATGTACTTGAGACCGACCACCCTAGTCTTGATTTGTTGAGCTGAAAGCGTTCCACCAACCTCACTTGCACGTTTGTCCACAAACCACTATGTATTCGAAACTGGTATGTTGATAGAACTTAAGTATTTATGGCACCATCTAGCAATGAAAAGGGAAAATTACCTTTCTATAGATCCTATGGCGACAGGTCAATATTGACTTATCAATCATGGATGGCTGGATTTTTATAATAAACTCGTAAACGCAACCTGCAGTCACAAGAATTCATAATTATCATTTAAGCGCAGTTGTGCTGAGAAGGTTCACTCAGACAGCGCTATGCAGTTTATTTCTGTTAAAATAACAATGCATCTGTCCTTCCGCTGAAAATACTGACTGTTAACTATAGATGGTTCAGTTTTTAGACTGCTCAATgaacaaactgaaaacaaagTGCATCAAGTATTGTAATGCGTCATGCACAAGAAATTAGAGTTGTTTCATTTCTTCTAGTTATGACCTTCAGTTTTAAAACAACCTTATAGAAATGAGGACGCAAACACTGACGTAAGAATGGAATGCATAGAAATTGAGGCAATTTTTGCAGCCAGCATAATTAGTCACAAGCAAGCTTCACCTGGCATTGAAAGAAGAACCATCGAGAACGACCTTCTAATACCGTGAAATAtttggggattttgacattttctgaaaaaaatgagTCAAATTCCCCATCCCCGGGACAACATAATTTGCCAAAAGTATCAAAAGCCCCCACGCTGGGGCGAGTAGAGGTGGCCAAAATAATATCCTTTAGACCTTGCTGCACACAATAAGAGTGCAATGTATGTACCCCTCACCTTTCGTTCAGCCACCTCTCACAAATGTGGGAAGTTCATTTCAACGCCTTCTGGgtatttttcaagatggcggagttATTTTCaggcaacctcgtttccagggcctTTCCCTCACTACCTGGGGAGGGAAAAGATTGATTTCCAAGCCCTATttattatccaagatggtggccaTGTCAAATTCTCCACCCTGGGGATATGTCGTACgatcaaaatccccaccctTGGGACAGACTTCACAGTCAAAGCCCCGTGGGTAGCccgatccccccccccccctcccttcccatcctggggcttaacattgataggtgcataatttgaataaaaacaaaagtataTTTAAAAGGCGGCCAGttatgaataaggtgtattcccCGAAACAGCGGTTGGTCATCAACTGGAACGTCATGATATAATCAGGTGCCGCGTTAAGGTCACTTTGTCTGGGTAAAAACATAATAAGTCGTAAACAAGTTATTGcatttttcataattctgcggaattcatCCTCAAGCGCCAACGgccaaactgcattttggcttccatcaatcaaacttccgatGCCAACCACAGATGAAGAAATCAACTGATGCATGACTAacccaccaatcagcatctttggttcccacggtacattcgtATATTCAAACTCGACGCCGatatataataaattttacGAAAAAGGAACCCAGGACAGCGATTTTTACTTCATGTCATCTTTATTCCTTCAATAAAATTACGTCCGCGGCGCGAACGTGCAAACTACAGCGAGCGTTCAATGAAAGATGCATCTGTCTGGCAGATCTACTGTACACCCGTTTATAACGATCTCTTGAACAACAGAAGAGGCGAACTGAGGCAGGTCATCAAGGAGCTTAGCAACAAGGACGGCAACCGCAACGGCGCAACGAGAACATCGATTCAAAATAGAAATTCTCGTATCTGTAATCAGTTCGCGCCGGATTACTTCAACTCTTTCACTGTGTAAAGTGTGTGTGTTGTCCAAAATGAAACCTGTTAAAGtttgaagagagagagagatcaaAAATCTGAATTCGTCGGCTGCCGTTGTCCTCAAGTCGCTGATTTTGATCATttgacgttgttgttttgcttagGACGGGAAACTGACGTACCGAGTGTAAAACGCAGATGCAGAGCATGCAGATCAATTATTTTCGCTCATTATATCTTTACTTTGtattgtgacgttctcgttgccgttgccttCCTTATGGCTAAAGCTTCCTATCATTTTATTTCGTGCAAATATGGGGATTGTCAGTGGTTCctatgcaggaaaaaatgacaGCACCGTGATAAGTCCGGCAGGCTTTAATGATTGAACTGCGATTTTTAAGAGAGTGGAGAAGGGAAGGGTTGtaagcaaaaaatgaaaaagctcTACAAAGAGGAAGTCAGGAAAATTTCAAGACAATCTCTT
The genomic region above belongs to Montipora capricornis isolate CH-2021 chromosome 5, ASM3666992v2, whole genome shotgun sequence and contains:
- the LOC138048507 gene encoding LOW QUALITY PROTEIN: uncharacterized protein (The sequence of the model RefSeq protein was modified relative to this genomic sequence to represent the inferred CDS: substituted 1 base at 1 genomic stop codon); this translates as MATGPQYTEEQLNYFRICFITTDVITEGLRTIFKQEWDNRYKATLGEWKDEPRNGLDFKNQESPRNQRKNTGLLATMVNGNRAEWDCTMLFYAILYSDCIGIGLNTVVRSNVDDLRNFRNQDFAHLPQGHVKESEFQTAVGKVVVAFQALGLPDLKIQEIRTQKSFPTGELRKVLQEVDHLKDELKDKEQELGEKCETLKETEKHRKVLEEQLLTQAPAAFCILPPKPSHDVAERDHELAKIAQQLKQLKETNENRLTSLYPSGNPGSGKSQLAGLAAKKFFDDKKQIAGENAFVMTLNAQSLDSLLDSYVSFSRNLKCSEYAVTSTLNDKDLKTEGKIANIKSLISTKVELYSSWLLVVDNVASISEMNPHLPETGDTHWCKGQLLITSQDTAAIPSETSFSNHISVSKGMTPSDAISLLASLSGIADGETEKEVARALDYQPLALASAAIFVKQVRVASSNFGWKGYLEKLERGQRANTEDFLAMTNQSYPISMTTAISLAVDGVMSSDKVVNHTFGFISLCGQQPLNLDLVIKYSLNVENESDGSGLDASADKDIIGLRIRKSSLLLVEEDESGVYVQVHQIVRNVTQTRIKKYSEAQYFQIIHWGITSFSQFIDEKNLDKKDSISKSFQLLPHLKCPITKIETVFNVPDLSKVNLNVKDYPNYFIRFSTICANHCDFNRAKSICKVALKLIQHGGVFCEGDLAAVYDVLGNVHHMMGEFQESKEYHERALAIRIEKLGSQHIDVATSYNNIANILHNQGDLEQAKEYHVRALAIGIEKLGSQHINVATSYNNIATILRDQGDLEQAKEYHDRALAMQIEKLGSQHIKVAISYNNIATVLHDQGDLEQAKEYHDRALVIRIEKLGSQHIDVATSYNNIATVLRAQGDLEQAKEYHDRALAIVIEKLGSQHINVATSYNNIATILHDQGDLEQAKEYLDRALAIQIEKLGSQHIHVASSYNNIATVLHDQGDLKQAKEYHDRALTIRIEKLGSRHIDVASSYNNIATLLQDQGDLEQAKEYQDRALAIQIEKLGSQHIDVATSYNNIATILRDQGDLEQAKEYHDRALAMQIEKLGSQHIKVAISYNNIATVLHAKGNLKXAKEYHVRALAIQIEKVGSQHIDVASSYNNIASVLRAQGDLEQAKEYHDRALVIRIEKLGSQHIDVASSYNNIATILHDQGDLEQAKEYLDRALAILIEKLESQHIDVASKKLGSQHIDVASSYNNIAIVLHDQGDLEQAKEYLDRALAIRIEKLGSQHIDVASSYNNIATLLHGQGDLEQAKEYLNCALAIRIEKLGSQHMDVASSYNNIASVLRAQGDLEQGKEYHDCALAIRIEKLGSQHINVASSYNNKASVLHDQGDLEQAKDYHDHALAICIEKMGSQHIVVAPSYNDIAIVLHDQGDLEQAKEYLNCTLAIRIQNLGSQHIDVASSYNNIASVLRAQGDLEQAKEYLDHALAIRIEKLGCQHTHVASSYNNIATLLPDQGDLEQAKEYLNCALAIRIEKLGSQHMDVASSYNNIASVLRAQGDLEQGKEYHDCALAIRIEKLGSQHIKVASSYSNKASVLHDQGDLEQAKDYHDHALAICIEKMGSQHIVVAPSYNDIAIVLHDQGDLEQAKEYLNCTLAIRIKKLGSQHIDVASSYNNIASVLRAQGDLEQAKEYLDHALAIRIEKLGCQHTHVASSYNNIASVLRAQGDLEQAKKYHVRALAIRIEKLGSQHIDVATSYNNIATVLHVQGDLGQAKEYHDRALVIRIEKLGSQHIDVANSYNNIATVLREQGHLEQAKEYHNRALAIRIEKLGSQHIDVANSYNNIATVLHDLGDLEQEKDYHDRALGTRIEKLGSQHIDVANSYNNIATVLHDLGDLEQAEEYHDRALAIRIEKFGSQDIPVADSYRNLAVVLRDHGELEHAKEYFERALSIYLIHLGPGHSNVTTVQRHLVELQKLSSRVKSRFCVIY